In Tubulanus polymorphus chromosome 2, tnTubPoly1.2, whole genome shotgun sequence, a single window of DNA contains:
- the LOC141900869 gene encoding uncharacterized protein LOC141900869 → MKNEKKMKHMKRIIINYESEISTYRDSILSKHLTQQPLHDLTNTTGHAVGTPYSAAKQPGSPVPEISPLADADEAAAAAAPAFDPNTYLQPIKSTKPSDYYYMLYGKDVKTSPRTRLAELLKDEKLPSDKKPADEPKKKQTVKEMIIDAHNGECPSDCKTS, encoded by the exons atgaaaaatga gaAGAAAATGAAACACATGAAacgaataataatcaattatgAAAGCGAAATCTCGACTTACAGAGATTCAATACTCAGTAAACACTTAACACAACAACCTCTTCACGATTTAACTAATACAACAG GTCATGCGGTCGGAACTCCTTATAGCGCAGCGAAGCAGCCTGGAAGTCCGGTACCTGAAATAAGTCCTCTCGCCGATGCCGACGAGGCAGCTGCGGCTGCCGCACCTGCGTTCGATCCTAATACGTACCTACAGCCGATTAAATCGACAAAACCGTCGGATTATTATTACATGCTTTACGGGAAGGACGTGAAAACATCGCCGAGAACTCGTCTCGCCGAACtgctgaaagatgaaaaattacCGTCTGACAAAAAACCTGCGGACGAACcgaagaaaaaacaaacagtTAAAGAGATGATCATAGACGCGCACAACGGGGAATGTCCTTCAGATTGTAAAACTAGTTAG
- the LOC141900361 gene encoding uncharacterized protein CXorf65 homolog, which produces MATATAAMAAATAAAMNTINEEEDKGPTFVTVLFGDNQRAIFNPRCKVDIFMEHIRRKCCLREKTGTIDLVDLEGEIKNLSNSRTRDHLRYASDHINSRQCYVLVKVEKQSDRDPVRYTPLLQNLDEINPELFEKLNSLQVRQQGPTTPRMGRKEPNKTTPHKRNNSLKSGAKTRLDERRNSRK; this is translated from the exons ATGGCGACGGCTACTGCTGCAATGGCTGCCGCTACGGCTGCAGCTATGAATACTATCAACGAAGAAGAAGATAAAGGTCCTACGTTTGTAACGGTTCTATTCGGAG ATAACCAACGAGCTATTTTCAATCCACGGTGTAAAGTTGATATCTTCATGGAACATATCCGACGAAAATGTTGTCTGCGTGAAAAAACAG GAACAATAGATCTTGTCGATTTGGAAGgtgaaataaagaatttatcaaacagtaGAACTCGAGATCATTTACGATATGCGAGTGACCATATCAATAGTAGACAATGTTACGTCCTCGTTAAAGTAGAAA AGCAAAGCGATCGCGATCCAGTGAGATACACGCCTTTATTacaaaatctagatgaaatcAATCCGGAGTTGTTCG aaaaattGAACAGTTTACAAGTGCGTCAACAAGGCCCAACCACGCCCCGGATGGGCCGAAAAGAACCAAATAAAACAACGCCGCATAAACGAAATAATTCGTTGAAATCTGGTGCCAAAACTCGTCTTGATGAACGTCGGAATTCACGAAAATGA
- the LOC141899683 gene encoding rab GTPase-binding effector protein 1-like has product MDNMNDDGFGPLTSAEGNSDVSTLQQRVAELEQREKQLLQEKHNCEEEFGQKRAKFKELFLQKENELMKEKNAVSAAQVEIEQLQLKVNRLQTEVDDIKTATVLSESCRQNELDELQRQYQEELASLQHIMKESIAEAERSTAQNYEEDRHRQLKNNEILEQELLDLRAKLHQEREGLFASVAKSLKTKVGAGIVGLSQESENLEESMRKAQENAEILRSVVEPLEEEISVLKQKLRESTSRVDELEAQKATHLPTLVVNANASNTAPELLLDSEGNVDDKLKELNHYLAAEKASRSDLEMYVAVLNTQRNVLQDESDKLRSELHEVCRLLEQEKKEHTELKRTWQMANDQFLEAQRLLMKDMCRMESVLSQEQQRQVAEMQRKDQENEAQQVLDQQAEAADTENFLAAIGSGTSVTRKSPSKMSPGTDAQPISIQELLDVNLISKADSKTSLTSLKSDENFGLTDNFNAGLKKSWSGSQLSSLADGKDVSFDTQSLCDMKDSRLSPEKVVVTLTEAQQKAITDPTPEAQAHESLLASVKARPNDISLVGKRLVSEREWQMLQYEMRSAREKLGRPCSMCSNYETQLQNLQHKYQDEHEKVQTLERQLTQERKAIENQRKYRDELETSLKNAAEDAQAQICSLTSKLYDSEKFVIEVNQQYEQSQKELQEQLKTVSFNREQIHKELTRLQEENDSLIGRHSKNAQAMQTENIDLPNNLEEMQLLLLRYREDIISAKVAKEHIEDTLKSEIMFLKHQVVADTEEKTRIEEALTQEINQLQEQVAIDQSLKSELERETTGRSEAEGKLRELEMQLKGTQAKSKQLINALQHQVEEQSNARTKLEGEVHKFKAKISSLQVDMDNSEAVQRDFVKLSQSLQIQLEKIRQAETEVRWQHEEDIDDCNNCKQIFSVTKRKHHCRHCGRIFCADCITKTVPSGPNARGAKVCDVCHTILVKDATPYFSTEPPATPD; this is encoded by the exons ATGGATAATATGAACGATGATGGATTCGGTCCGTTAACATCGGCTGAAG GTAATAGCGATGTATCTACACTACAGCAGAGAGTGGCTGAATTGGAACAGCGAGAAAAACAATTACTTCAAGAGAAACATAATTGTGAAGAGGAATTCGGGCAGAAACGAGCAAAATTCAAAGAGTTATTCCTTCAAAAAGAAA ATGAACTGATGAAAGAGAAGAATGCTGTATCAGCGGCTCAGGTCGAGATCGAACAGTTGCAATTGAAAGTGAATCGTCTTCAAACCGAAGTCGATGATATAAAAACGGCTACAGTTTTATCTGAATCTTGTCGGCAGAATGAGTTAGACGAACTACAACGCCAGTATCAAGAAGAATTGGCTTCATTACAACATATCATGAAAG AGTCGATCGCCGAAGCTGAAAGATCAACGGCACAAAATTACGAGGAAGATCGACATCGACAGCTGAAAAATAACGAGATACTGGAGCAAGAATTACTAGATTTAAGAGCTAAATTACATCAGGAGAG AGAAGGCTTGTTTGCTTCGGTTGCAAAATCACTAAAAACCAAAGTAGGTGCAGGAATAGTTGGTCTCAGTCAGGAGTCGGAGAATCTAGAAGAAAGCATGAGAAAG GCTCaagaaaatgctgaaattttgCGTTCGGTCGTTGAACCTTTAGAGGAAGAAATATCGGTACTAAAACAGAAACTCCGTGAATCTACGAGTCGAGTGGATGAACTCGAAGCGCAG aaAGCAACCCATTTACCTACGCTTGTCGTCAATGCCAATGCCAGTAATACAGCGCCTGAATTGCTGTTAGATTCAGAAGGAAATGTCGACGATAAg TTGaaggaattaaatcattacCTCGCTGCTGAGAAGGCTTCCAGATCCGACCTGGAGATGTACGTGGCTGTACTGAATACACAGAGAAACGTTCTACAAGATGAATCCGATAAACTACGTAGCGAGTTACACGAAG tttgtCGCTTGCTGGAACAAGAGAAGAAAGAACACACGGAATTAAAGCGAACGTGGCAAATGGCTAACGATCAGTTTCTAGAAGCTCAGCGTTTATTAATGAAAGATATGTGTCGCATGGAGAGTGTTCTATCACAGGAACAACAGAGACAAGTTGCag AAATGCAACGTAAAGATCAAGAAAATGAAGCGCAACAAGTATTAGACCAACAGGCTGAGGCAGCCGATACGGAGAATTTCCTGGCAGCTATTG gatCTGGAACTTCTGTAACACGTAAATCACCGAGTAAAATGAGTCCAGGAACTGATGCTCAACCAATAAGTATTCAAGAG TTATTGGACGTGAATTTAATCTCAAAAGCAGACTCGAAAACGTCGCTGACTTCGTTGAAATCCGATGAAAATTTCGGTCTTACCGATAATTTCAACGCGGGATTGAAGAAATCGTGGTCGGGTTCTCAACTGTCGAGCCTCGCCGACGGTAAAGACGTATCATTCGATACTCAGTCACTGTGCGACATGAAGGATTCGAGACTCAGTCCAGAGAAAGTTGTCGTTACTTTGACCGAAGCTCAACAGAAAGCCATCACAG ATCCGACGCCAGAAGCCCAGGCTCACGAGAGTTTATTAGCCAGTGTCAAAGCGAGACCTAACGATATATCATTAGTAGGAAAAAGACTAGTCAGTGAAAGGGAATGGCAGATGTTGCAATATGAA ATGAGGTCAGCTCGAGAGAAACTCGGACGTCCCTGCTCGATGTGCAGTAATTACGAGACTCAGTTACAGAATTTACAacacaaatatcaagacgaaCACGAGAAAGTTCAAACTCTCGAGCGACAGTTAACGCAAGAGAGAAAAGCGATCGAAAACCAGCGTAAATACCGCGACGAACTGGAAACCAGTTTGAAAAATGCTGCTGAAGATGCTCAAGCTCAG ATATGTAGTTTGACGTCCAAGTTGTACGATTCTGAGAAATTTGTAATTGAAGTCAATCAACAGTATGAACAGTCGCAAAAAGAACTACAAGAACAACTC AAAACTGTGTCGTTTAATCGGGAACAGATCCACAAAGAATTGACACGATTGCAAGAAGAGAATGATAGTTTAATCGGTCGACATTCGAAGAACGCTCAAGCGATGCAGACTGAAAATATCGATCTGCCAAATAATTTAGAG GAGATGCAATTACTTCTACTGAGATACCGGGAAGATATTATATCGGCGAAAGTGGCCAAAGAACATATTGAAGATACGctgaaaagtgaaatcatgTTCCTAAAACACCAGGTCGTCGCGGACACCGAGGAGAAAACTAGAATAGAAGAGGCCTTaacgcaagaaattaatcaattgcaaGAGCAAGTTG CGATCGATCAAAGTTTGAAATCTGAACTCGAACGGGAGACGACCGGCCGTTCAGAGGCCGAGGGTAAACTACGCGAACTTGAGATGCAGTTGAAAGGAACTCAAGCAAAATCTAAACAACTCATCAACGCTTTACAGCATCAGGTGGAGGAACAAAGCAACGCTAGG ACCAAGTTAGAGGGTGAAGTGCATAAATTCAAAGCGAAAATTTCATCGTTACAAGTTGATATGGATAATAGCGAAGCTGTTCAGAGAGATTTCGTCAAACTTTCCCAGTCTTTACAG ATTCAATTAGAGAAAATTCGTCAGGCAGAAACTGAAGTTCGATGGCAACACGAGGAAGACATAGATGATTGTAACAACTGTAAACAAATCTTTAGTGTCACTAAAAGAAAG CATCATTGTCGACATTGCGGTCGGATATTCTGCGCGGATTGTATTACGAAAACTGTACCGAGCGGACCTAACGCACGCGGTGCCAAGGTTTGTGACGTGTGTCACACGATATTAGTTAAAGACGCTACTCCGTACTTCAGCACTGAACCTCCAGCGACTCCGGATTAA
- the LOC141898878 gene encoding sperm microtubule associated protein 2-like isoform X3 produces MGSTRVRRSAEANTRDRLITLSRPKESKAIWATSYSPRVMWGTQDMLWTVSENAKKAEPSPRVLQLAEPKKDFMTGIRINRDHYVYSCGRSSVLWDVSPSAKNANCSERVGHLAKFKVAPKEFQPDRAMFFYSCGRSSPLWQVSRASKNAKESPHLERLATPKTNHPDFLGARPIQTIIPRAAMLASPSDRIERLSTPKNKPDGPFRDPIWPVAGAAKTATATQRTTDLSKSKGVVEGYVANRDDPAWPVSRGARMAVASARTNELSVPIVRATMDHLQFDPDAFIVKETAKKGSCSRRTEELAQPIQR; encoded by the exons ATGGGTAGTACGAGAG TTCGGCGTTCTGCGGAGGCAAATACACG GGACCGCCTTATTACATTGTCTCGACCGAAGGAATCAAAAGCAATATGGGCGACCAGTTACAG CCCAAGAGTAATGTGGGGTACTCAGGATATGCTGTGGACGGTGTCAGAAAACGCCAAGAAGGCCGAACCATCACCTCGAGTATTACAGCTAGCAGAACCAAAGAAAGACTTTATGACTGGAATTCGTATTAACAG AGATCATTATGTGTACAGTTGCGGCCGTTCGTCGGTTTTGTGGGATGTCAGTCCATCGGCTAAGAATGCTAATTGTTCCGAGAGAGTGGGACATCTGGCCAAATTCAAAGTTGCGCCTAAGGAATTTCAACCGGATAG GGCGATGTTTTTCTACAGTTGTGGGCGATCGAGCCCGCTCTGGCAAGTTAGCAGGGCAAGTAAAAATGCAAAAGAAAGTCCACATCTAGAACGTCTCGCTACTCCGAAAACGAACCATCCAGATTTCCTCGGTGCCCGCCCTATTCAAACTATTATTCCTCGTGCTGCTATGCTGGCGTCCCCTAGCGATCGAATTGAACGATTATCAACCCCTAAAAATAAACCTGACGGACCTTTCAGGGATCCAATCTGGCCG GTTGCAGGCGCGGCTAAAACGGCTACGGCCACACAGAGAACCACCGatctttcaaaatcaaaaggaGTCGTTGAAGGATACGTGGCGAATCGAGACGACCCAGCGTGGCCGGTTTCACGAGGTGCTCGTATGGCAGTGGCTAGCGCCCGGACAAACGAGTTGAGCGTACCGATCGTTCGTGCTACAATGGATCATTTACAGTTTGATCCGGATGCGTTCATCGTCAAGGAAACAGCGAAGAAAGGTTCTTGTAGCAGACGAACAGAAGAACTAGCGCAACCTATTCAACGATGA
- the LOC141898878 gene encoding sperm microtubule associated protein 2-like isoform X2 produces the protein MMTDIIEEVRRSAEANTRDRLITLSRPKESKAIWATSYSPRVMWGTQDMLWTVSENAKKAEPSPRVLQLAEPKKDFMTGIRINRDHYVYSCGRSSVLWDVSPSAKNANCSERVGHLAKFKVAPKEFQPDRAMFFYSCGRSSPLWQVSRASKNAKESPHLERLATPKTNHPDFLGARPIQTIIPRAAMLASPSDRIERLSTPKNKPDGPFRDPIWPVAGAAKTATATQRTTDLSKSKGVVEGYVANRDDPAWPVSRGARMAVASARTNELSVPIVRATMDHLQFDPDAFIVKETAKKGSCSRRTEELAQPIQR, from the exons ATGATGACGGATATTATAGAAGAAG TTCGGCGTTCTGCGGAGGCAAATACACG GGACCGCCTTATTACATTGTCTCGACCGAAGGAATCAAAAGCAATATGGGCGACCAGTTACAG CCCAAGAGTAATGTGGGGTACTCAGGATATGCTGTGGACGGTGTCAGAAAACGCCAAGAAGGCCGAACCATCACCTCGAGTATTACAGCTAGCAGAACCAAAGAAAGACTTTATGACTGGAATTCGTATTAACAG AGATCATTATGTGTACAGTTGCGGCCGTTCGTCGGTTTTGTGGGATGTCAGTCCATCGGCTAAGAATGCTAATTGTTCCGAGAGAGTGGGACATCTGGCCAAATTCAAAGTTGCGCCTAAGGAATTTCAACCGGATAG GGCGATGTTTTTCTACAGTTGTGGGCGATCGAGCCCGCTCTGGCAAGTTAGCAGGGCAAGTAAAAATGCAAAAGAAAGTCCACATCTAGAACGTCTCGCTACTCCGAAAACGAACCATCCAGATTTCCTCGGTGCCCGCCCTATTCAAACTATTATTCCTCGTGCTGCTATGCTGGCGTCCCCTAGCGATCGAATTGAACGATTATCAACCCCTAAAAATAAACCTGACGGACCTTTCAGGGATCCAATCTGGCCG GTTGCAGGCGCGGCTAAAACGGCTACGGCCACACAGAGAACCACCGatctttcaaaatcaaaaggaGTCGTTGAAGGATACGTGGCGAATCGAGACGACCCAGCGTGGCCGGTTTCACGAGGTGCTCGTATGGCAGTGGCTAGCGCCCGGACAAACGAGTTGAGCGTACCGATCGTTCGTGCTACAATGGATCATTTACAGTTTGATCCGGATGCGTTCATCGTCAAGGAAACAGCGAAGAAAGGTTCTTGTAGCAGACGAACAGAAGAACTAGCGCAACCTATTCAACGATGA
- the LOC141898878 gene encoding sperm microtubule associated protein 2-like isoform X1 yields the protein MMDTTVKVECRLPDIQQGRVVSFVVNDKDKAVRRSAEANTRDRLITLSRPKESKAIWATSYSPRVMWGTQDMLWTVSENAKKAEPSPRVLQLAEPKKDFMTGIRINRDHYVYSCGRSSVLWDVSPSAKNANCSERVGHLAKFKVAPKEFQPDRAMFFYSCGRSSPLWQVSRASKNAKESPHLERLATPKTNHPDFLGARPIQTIIPRAAMLASPSDRIERLSTPKNKPDGPFRDPIWPVAGAAKTATATQRTTDLSKSKGVVEGYVANRDDPAWPVSRGARMAVASARTNELSVPIVRATMDHLQFDPDAFIVKETAKKGSCSRRTEELAQPIQR from the exons ATGATGGACACGACGGTGAAAGTAGAATGCCGTCTGCCCGACATCCAACAAGGAAGAGTAGTCTCTTTTGTTGTTAATGACAAAGACAAAGCAG TTCGGCGTTCTGCGGAGGCAAATACACG GGACCGCCTTATTACATTGTCTCGACCGAAGGAATCAAAAGCAATATGGGCGACCAGTTACAG CCCAAGAGTAATGTGGGGTACTCAGGATATGCTGTGGACGGTGTCAGAAAACGCCAAGAAGGCCGAACCATCACCTCGAGTATTACAGCTAGCAGAACCAAAGAAAGACTTTATGACTGGAATTCGTATTAACAG AGATCATTATGTGTACAGTTGCGGCCGTTCGTCGGTTTTGTGGGATGTCAGTCCATCGGCTAAGAATGCTAATTGTTCCGAGAGAGTGGGACATCTGGCCAAATTCAAAGTTGCGCCTAAGGAATTTCAACCGGATAG GGCGATGTTTTTCTACAGTTGTGGGCGATCGAGCCCGCTCTGGCAAGTTAGCAGGGCAAGTAAAAATGCAAAAGAAAGTCCACATCTAGAACGTCTCGCTACTCCGAAAACGAACCATCCAGATTTCCTCGGTGCCCGCCCTATTCAAACTATTATTCCTCGTGCTGCTATGCTGGCGTCCCCTAGCGATCGAATTGAACGATTATCAACCCCTAAAAATAAACCTGACGGACCTTTCAGGGATCCAATCTGGCCG GTTGCAGGCGCGGCTAAAACGGCTACGGCCACACAGAGAACCACCGatctttcaaaatcaaaaggaGTCGTTGAAGGATACGTGGCGAATCGAGACGACCCAGCGTGGCCGGTTTCACGAGGTGCTCGTATGGCAGTGGCTAGCGCCCGGACAAACGAGTTGAGCGTACCGATCGTTCGTGCTACAATGGATCATTTACAGTTTGATCCGGATGCGTTCATCGTCAAGGAAACAGCGAAGAAAGGTTCTTGTAGCAGACGAACAGAAGAACTAGCGCAACCTATTCAACGATGA